A genomic segment from Nicotiana tabacum cultivar K326 chromosome 9, ASM71507v2, whole genome shotgun sequence encodes:
- the LOC107815201 gene encoding auxin-induced protein 10A5-like: MDFNKAEKGKKGLIPKTWERCKSFGRKNSSENRHALTTKKTRKRVRVATEGCFSVYVGQQKQRFVIRTEYVNHPIFKMLLEEAESEFGYNSKGPLVLPCDIDIFLKVLMEMDSDEIIGHHRHGCSFARTYSSYHLTPTRFVAMNELSF, encoded by the coding sequence aaggattAATCCCCAAAACATGGGAGAGATGTAAATCTTTTGGTCGAAAAAACTCGTCAGAAAATCGACATGCTCTGACGACAAAAAAGACCAGAAAAAGAGTTCGAGTGGCTACAGAAGGTTGTTTCTCGGTCTATGTCGGACAACAGAAACAAAGATTTGTGATTAGGACTGAGTATGTGAATCatcccatcttcaagatgctgcttGAAGAAGCTGAATCAGAGTTTGGTTATAACAGTAAAGGTCCTTTGGTCCTCCCTTGTGATATTGATATTTTTCTCAAAGTTTTGATGGAAATGGACTCTGATGAGATTATTGGTCACCATCGTCATGGTTGTAGCTTTGCCAGGACTTATAGCTCTTATCACCTCACTCCAACAAGATTTGTTGCCATGAATGAGCTTTCCTTTTaa